The Panacibacter microcysteis genome includes a window with the following:
- the paaZ gene encoding phenylacetic acid degradation bifunctional protein PaaZ encodes MEKLGNYINGSWVTGDGEGQQLHHAVTGEAIAAASTKGLDFKSVLDYGRTVGSPALRKLTFHERGAMLKALALHLRQHLEKFYAISYKTGATKADSWVDIEGGIGNLFANASLRRKFPDESFCLDGEAHNLSKHNTFMGHHILVPKEGVAIHINAFNFPVWGMLEKIAVNLLAGMPAVVKPATITSFLTEAVVREIIASGILPEGALQLLCGSAGDLLDHVTSQDVVTFTGSATTGLMLKSNAAIMRENVPFTMEADSLNCIVLGDDVVPGMPEWEIFIKEVRKEMTTKAGQKCTAIRRIFVPANKLEDVHIALGNALSQTTIGNPLNEKVRMGALAGQSQRDEVKTQVQKLLASSQLIYGSLDSVTVVDADAGKGAFLSPLLLLNENPLYTPGPHEIEAFGPVSTLMPYNSMDEAIHLAKMGKGSLCSSIVTANDAIAKRYVLGAATHHGRILVLNNDCAKESTGHGSPLPLLVHGGPGRAGGGEEMGGVRGVKHYMQRVAIQGSPTTITAITNVYQPHAKGIIDNVHPFRKHFEEIKIGEQIITGKRTITDADIKAFANLSWDHFYAHTDHTSLAGTLFEKPVAHGYLIMSAAAGLFVENSMKCPVLLNYGLDELRFTKPVYADTTIYVRFTCKEKIPQDLKDENDIPKGIVKWYVEMFDSNDEHIGIATILTMVKQKE; translated from the coding sequence ATGGAAAAACTGGGTAACTATATCAATGGCAGTTGGGTAACCGGAGATGGCGAGGGACAACAATTACACCATGCCGTAACAGGAGAGGCAATTGCTGCGGCATCTACCAAAGGGCTGGACTTTAAATCTGTGCTTGATTATGGCCGTACCGTAGGCTCGCCTGCGCTGCGCAAACTTACGTTTCATGAACGCGGCGCTATGTTGAAAGCTTTGGCATTGCACCTGCGCCAACACCTGGAAAAGTTTTATGCCATCAGTTATAAAACCGGTGCCACCAAAGCAGATAGTTGGGTAGATATTGAAGGCGGTATCGGTAATCTTTTTGCCAATGCTTCATTGCGGCGCAAATTCCCGGATGAAAGTTTCTGTCTTGATGGAGAAGCACACAACCTGAGTAAGCACAACACCTTTATGGGGCATCATATACTGGTACCCAAAGAAGGTGTGGCCATACATATTAATGCATTCAATTTTCCTGTATGGGGCATGCTGGAAAAAATTGCGGTTAACCTGCTGGCAGGTATGCCGGCAGTAGTAAAACCAGCCACCATCACATCTTTTCTCACAGAGGCAGTGGTAAGAGAGATCATTGCTTCGGGCATATTGCCGGAGGGCGCATTGCAACTATTGTGCGGCTCTGCCGGCGATCTGCTGGACCATGTAACCTCCCAGGATGTGGTAACCTTTACGGGCTCTGCCACCACCGGGCTAATGCTTAAAAGCAATGCTGCCATCATGCGCGAAAATGTGCCTTTTACCATGGAGGCAGATTCGCTCAATTGTATTGTATTGGGTGATGATGTTGTGCCGGGCATGCCGGAATGGGAAATTTTTATTAAAGAAGTACGTAAAGAGATGACCACCAAAGCCGGTCAAAAATGTACGGCTATCCGCCGCATTTTTGTACCCGCCAATAAACTGGAAGATGTACATATTGCATTGGGTAACGCACTCTCTCAAACAACCATTGGCAATCCGCTGAATGAAAAAGTACGCATGGGCGCACTGGCGGGGCAAAGCCAGCGCGATGAAGTAAAAACGCAGGTGCAAAAATTACTGGCCTCTTCACAACTTATTTATGGCTCATTAGACAGTGTAACTGTGGTGGATGCTGATGCAGGCAAAGGTGCATTTCTAAGCCCGCTGCTTCTGTTGAATGAGAACCCGCTTTACACACCCGGCCCGCATGAAATAGAAGCCTTCGGGCCCGTCTCAACACTTATGCCTTACAACTCCATGGATGAAGCGATTCACCTGGCTAAAATGGGAAAAGGCTCTTTGTGTTCCTCTATTGTTACAGCAAACGATGCAATTGCAAAACGATATGTACTGGGTGCCGCAACACACCATGGCAGAATACTGGTACTGAATAACGATTGCGCCAAAGAAAGCACCGGGCATGGTTCACCATTACCGTTACTGGTACACGGCGGCCCGGGCCGTGCAGGCGGTGGCGAAGAGATGGGTGGCGTTCGTGGTGTAAAACACTACATGCAGCGCGTGGCCATCCAGGGCTCGCCTACAACCATTACGGCAATTACCAATGTTTACCAGCCACATGCAAAGGGGATTATTGATAATGTTCACCCTTTTCGTAAGCACTTCGAAGAAATTAAAATCGGCGAGCAGATCATTACCGGCAAACGCACCATTACAGACGCAGATATAAAAGCTTTTGCCAACCTTAGCTGGGACCATTTTTATGCACACACAGATCATACCTCGCTTGCAGGAACATTGTTTGAAAAACCGGTGGCGCATGGCTACCTTATTATGAGCGCCGCGGCAGGTTTGTTCGTGGAGAACAGCATGAAATGTCCTGTATTACTCAATTACGGGCTGGATGAACTCCGTTTTACCAAACCGGTTTATGCAGATACAACGATCTATGTACGCTTTACCTGCAAAGAAAAAATTCCACAGGATCTGAAAGATGAAAATGATATCCCGAAAGGGATTGTAAAGTGGTATGTAGAAATGTTCGACAGCAATGATGAGCATATTGGCATTGCCACGATTCTAACGATGGTGAAGCAAAAAGAGTAG